GTCGGTGTACTCGACGAGGCGGTCGATGACCACGGGGTCGGGGTCGCTCCGGACGCGGCTGAGCAGCGCGACGGCCGTCTCGTGCGCGACACGGCTGATCTGCGCCGGGTCCTCGCCTCCCTGGAACGCCTCGAAGACGTGGGAGGGGAACTTGGTCGGCTTGTGGAAGCCGTCTGTCATGGGGCCGCCTTCCGCGGTGGGGGGTGCTCGGTCCTGTCGATCACTCGTTCGCGTCGACACGGTTCGAGGAGGGTAACGCGCGGGCATGCCGAGGTATGCCCCGCGCCGCCCCCGCGCCGCCGGGCGCTACCCTGGATGCCGCGGGCCTCTAGCTCAGTTGGCAGAGCAGCGGACTTTTAATCCGCGGGTCGTCGGTTCGAGCCCGACGGGGCCCACCAGTAACGGCGCGGAAGTAGCCTCCCCGGGCCGCCGCCGTCGAGGCCGAACCCCTCCGGAACCCCTCCGCTTCAGGTTCCGCTAGCGTCATGACGATGACGAGCAGATATCCCCTCAGAGCGAATTCCGAGCAGCTTGCGCTGAAGGCAGGCATGCGGCGAGTGGAAGTCAAGACCGAGTCTGCACCGGAACTCAAGGACCTGGCGAGCGTGCGCGCAGACTTCAGCATGGCGAAAATGCTCCTCAGTTGTTACCTCGAGAAAGACTTAGAGCACTCTGCTCCTGAGCCTGGCGAGAGTGATGCCCTCTGGCTAGCAGCCGTAACACTATATGGTCGTGCTTTCTCAAAGGGGGTTCGGCGCCATGGTCGCGCGGAACTGAACGCCTTCGGTGCCGACTCACGAGCCTCCCACGACTTCTTCCTGGACTTGCGAAACAAGTTCGTCGCACACTCCGTGAATGCGCTCGAAGCTGGCGCCGTATTCGCGGACCTCTATTCGCCGGATGGCCCGCTCGGGATTGCCAGCATCGGCGAAGCCTATGTGAGCGTTACGCGAATGTCACGATCAACGGCACAGGACCTTCATGACTTGTGTGCGCAGCACGAAGAGGCCCTCACCCGACGGATCGAGGTGCTGCATCAGAAGATTGGGCAGGAGCTTTCCGCGCTCGGACCGGAGCTGCTCTACGCACTACCAACGTTCGTTCATCCGGAGCCTGACGCTTCGGACCCCGCGGCCGCGCGGAAATAACTGAAATCAGGAGGAAAGTTGCGGCGTGTCGTAGGCAAGCGTTCGCCGGTCGTGTCGATGATTCTCCATGGTCTCTCCTAACACGTCGCTTCCTGCCGATACATACGTACCGATCCTCAAGGGCAAGCGAGCTGAGCTCGACGCCGTCTCGGGAGCCCCTTCTGACCGTCTCGTCCCGCTGTTCGAGTTTCTCGATCCGGCTCTAACGAAAGATCTGCTCGCGCGCGCGTGGGCCAACCCGAGTGATGTCGTCTGGATACAGATACTCAATGCCGACGGTGTCGAAGATGCCGCTTTCGCATCCTCGCTAACGGATCTCTTTGCGAGTCTGCGCCCGGACTACCTCGCAGTCCCCGTATTGACCACGACAGAAGAGCCCAACACGCTCGCCGCTATCGCCGCTATCGCCGCCACTGACGGGCGGGGCGTAAGCCTGCGGATTGATGTCGAGGAGCTCGTCGACGAGAATGTGAATAGTTCCGCAGACATCAACGCCACGCTCGATGGCCTCGCGCTTACCGTCGCGGACGTCGACCTTGTCCTGGATGCTGGTTTGATCAGTGGCTCGGCTACGATCCGGGCAGCGGTCGTCAGTCAGGCCATCCGAGAACTACCTGAAACCGGCTGGCGCTCAATTGTGGTTTCGTTCTCGGCCTTTCCCCCGGCCGTTGGGGAAGTCGTCCCGAAGGGAACAGTAGTTGCACTTCCGAGGACCGACGCGGCAGCATTTGTAGCACTGCGCCGGTCCACAGACCTCGAGCTGGTATACAGCGACTACGCAATTGGTGTCCCAACCTACGCCGCAGCCGCCTTCACACCGATTCCCAACATGAAATACGCATCCGATAATGAGTGGTTCGTACATCGCGGCACGGAACGAAGGAACCCGGCGCCGCAGTATCGAGCACTAGCTCGCGCAATCGTCGCCGCCACGTACTACTCAGGAACCGCCTTCAGCCCCGGCGACCAGCAGATCAGCGACGTTGCGACAGAAACCTCCGGGCCAGGAAACGCGACGACACACCTGCGGATTGCGATGTCTCGTCACCTGCATGTGGTGCTTTCGCGACTCGCCACCCTTGGCGCGCCGTGAGTGCGCTCGTCACGAGGGACCTGAGCTGATCGCGCTCGGTCATTCGAGCGAGGCGTTCGGCCAGCTCATAGCGGGTACGGCTCCGATAGCCGGTCGACGCGTCGAGGGAGTCCAAGGCGCGAAGTAGCTCGTCGCGCCAGAGCAAGCTGGCTAGCGCTAGGTTGTCGCTGAACCTACGCTGCTGAGCTCGCCGAACCTGGCGATAGATGAGTGTGTCCTCGGCCGTGCGATCAACTACCGCTAATCCCCAGCCTCGATTGAGGACCTGGCGGGCTTTTGTCAGGTGACGTGACGTTACTACGAGAGTGCAGTAGTCGAAGACGTCACCAAAAACGTCCATTTGACGGGGCAGGCGTGCAAGAGTATCCAGATCGCTTTTCAACTCGTACCCAATGAGATGATCGCCAATAACCGCGATGTCGATGCGCCCGCGTTCACCGATGACGAACTCGTCGATGACCAATTCGTGGAGGCTTCCTCCGCGGACAACGGCCTCGTGGACGGCGGACCGGATTTCGAGTTCGGTCACCGGAGCCATGCCCACGATGCTAACTCCCTTCGGCCTCCGCGAAGGCGGTGAACCGCGCGACGTGCGAGGTGTAGTCGGTGGCGTAGAGGCGGGCGTAGATCGTGTCCGTCGTGGTCACGCTCGAGTGCCCGAGCCACCGACTCACCTCGTACGGCTGGAACCCGGCGGCGAGCCAGAGCTACGCGGCCGTGTGACGGAGGTCGTGGACCCGCATGTCGGGGAGTTTCGCGGCGGCGAGCGCGGGGCGGAAGTAGTTCCGGCGGAAGCTCGCGTTGTCCATCACCCTTGAGTAGTCGGGCGAGTGCTTCCCGCCGACCGCTCGTCCCGGCCAGAACAGCGCCGACGGGTCGCCGGAGCGCGGGTGTTGGAGGAGGTACCGGCGGAGGTCGCGGATGAGCCCGCTGTGCATGAGCGGAACATCGCGGGTCGAGCGCTTGGACTTGGGTGTGCCGACTACCCACTCCCCCGCTACGTGCTGCATCGTCTGGCGGACCTGTACGTGGCCTCGAGCGAGGTCGACGTCCTGGACGCGAAGCCCGGCCAGCTCGCCCGCTCGGAGGCCCGTATACGCGGCGAAGCGGACGAGGAGGTCGTACGGCGCCGAGTCCGTGAGCTTCACAGCGAGCGCCTCGACCTGAGCCGTGGTGAGGAAGGTCGGCGCGAACTGTCCGGCATCGTGGTTCTTCGGCAGCTTCACCCCATCGCAGGGGTTGTAGGAGATGAGCCGGTCGTGGAGGGCGTGCTTACAGACCTTCCGGAGCGCGACGTAGCAGTGGTGAACCGTCATCGGCGCCAGCCCCTCGGCGTGCAGCTCCCCGATCCACGTCTGGACGTCGGCGCGGGTGAGCGTCGCGATCCGGCGCTTCCCGAACCGCGGCAGCACCCGCCCCGAGTAGAGCAGCTCGGCCGACCGGTAGGTGCGGGGCTTGAGCTCCGGCTTGCTCGCGGCGAGGGACGCCACGACGACCTCCGCGACGGTCTTCGAGTTCTTCACGAGGGGCTCGGTACTCGCGCCTCTCTCCAGCTCCGACTCGACCTTCAAGGCGAATCGCTCGGCCTCGCGCTTCGAGGTGAAGGTGCGCTGCTTGAAGCCGCCGTTCCCGTCCCGCCACCGGCACTCGTATGCGGTCCCGGTCTTCCGTTCGACCGCTCGAAGATACGCCCGGCGGATCTCGTCGTCGCGTGGACCCCCCTGAGCGCGATTGTCGAGCGCCGGTGTCAGAGCTCGCACCGGATCGCCCATTCGACGTCGCCGGCGAGCTTGGCGGCCTTCTTGGTCCGCTGATGGGGTCACCATCCCCCTGGGTGAGAGGGGGTGCCACCCTGGCTGGGGGTCAGCCTGACGGTCTCCATCCGCTCGGGGCAATGATCGGGAGTTGCTGTGCCCCCGCTGGCGGCGTGGGGTCGTCCCCGTCGCTTCGCTATCGGTTGCACCAGCCTTCGGCGCAAGACACGGGTGTAGTCCTCTTGCCAGCGGGTCACCGCCACAGCTAACGTCCCGGATCTCATCGACGACAGGGAAGCGTGGCTCGTCTAGGTTGAGGTCTCGAGCCATCGCTGTGCCAAGCAACTTGGTGGGCGACGTGCAGTGGGCGCCGGCTGCGATTAGGCGTAGGCGGAGCTCTCTGCGTTGGCGTACTTGGGGTTGGTGGCCACGGTCGCCTCGCGATCAGCTGTGGACTCCTATTCGGCTGGGTAGCAGCTCTGGTGCTGAACGCCCCGGCCCGGTGGGCAAGAGGCGGTCAGCGATCGGTGGCGATCAGTCGCCGTTGAAGATGCGGGCGGCCTGCGCGAAGAGGAGGAGCATCAGCGGTGCGGCGTTGAGCCAGAAGCCCCAGTTCGCCATGACTCGACCGTGACCGCCGATCTCCCTTGAGCGTCGGCCACCGACTATGGCGCAGATCAGGCCGGGGATGGCGGGGATCCAGGCGATGAAGATGCCGATGATCGTCAGGGTCGGGAGAATGGCGCAGAGGCCGAGGATGAGTGATGCGACCGAGGCGCCGTTCCCGGGTGGCCGTTGTAGCTGCACGACTGTGGGAGTGAGCGGTGCGCGTTGCTCGGTCCATGCGATGCCGTCCCAGTAGCGCTGAGTGGCGGGCTGTGTCGGGTCCGGGTACCAGCCAGGCGCGGCGTTGTTCATGCCCGGAGTGTGCCAGGTCGGGCGCACGTACGCCACTATCCGCGCTGCGTTGCTCCCGGTTGTGTGGGGTGCGGCGCGTGTCGATGCTTCCATTGCTCCGAGTTCGGCGATGACATCGGAATACTTCCGTGCTCAGTGGCGTGTGGTCACAGCCTCGGCTGCACGTTGGACAGCGTCAGCTCGGTGGTCAGCGGGTCGGGACGTCTGTGGGGCGCCGCACCGCAGACGGGCGAATCTGTTCGTCATCCCGATAGGAGCGATTGACAGTTCCAGGAGCGCGGGGGATCGGCAAGAGGACCGGAATGCCGCACCGCACGACGGCACCGGAGTCGGTCGGCGGGCTGCACCGCCGTCGCGAACCACGGCATGCCGGCTCCCTCACAGCACATCGGTCGCGATTCGGCGCAGTCCTCACACGAGGCTGTCGGGGACAGGCGCTACTCGTGGCAGAGGGACCAGTCGGAGTCGGGGTAATCGCGGGTGACGGTGCCGTCGAGGAGGCGCCAGACGCCTCCGTGGTGCTCGAGGAGGCGGCCGTGGACGATCTCGGACTCCCAGCCGTCGTCGGTGCGGTACCAGCGGACGAGGCGGACGGTCACGGCGCTGCGGGTGCCGACACGAGGGGACATCGTCGTCCTTTGCGGTAGAGGGGTCGTGGAGTGGTGAGGGCTCCAGCTCGTCTGCTGACGGAGGTGGGTCTCGATACGCCGCCTCCGGCGACTACTCGATCAGCGAGGGCCGGTCAGCGAACAGTGGGGGCGGACGACGGGGGCGGGACGGCCGGCGGAAAGGGGTCGCCGACCGCCCCGCGCTGATCACCGGGTCGGGTCGTCGGGCCAGAAGCAGACCATCGTCATCGTCGAGCGGTAGAAGAGGGTCTTCGCGTCGACCTTGTCGACCGGGCGGTTCTCGTCGTCGGGGTAGAGCTCGCCGGCGGAGTCCACGCCGGGCGGGAGGCAGGCGTCCTGCGCGGTGTAGCGGGTCGGCTTCTTCGGGGCGTACCAGTCGCCTCCGTCGCCCTGCTCGGTGCCGGGGATGAAGGACGGGATGCCCGTGTAGGAGCAGACGAGCGTCAGCGAGGCACCGGCCCGG
The genomic region above belongs to Rathayibacter sp. VKM Ac-2759 and contains:
- a CDS encoding tyrosine-type recombinase/integrase, whose translation is MKNSKTVAEVVVASLAASKPELKPRTYRSAELLYSGRVLPRFGKRRIATLTRADVQTWIGELHAEGLAPMTVHHCYVALRKVCKHALHDRLISYNPCDGVKLPKNHDAGQFAPTFLTTAQVEALAVKLTDSAPYDLLVRFAAYTGLRAGELAGLRVQDVDLARGHVQVRQTMQHVAGEWVVGTPKSKRSTRDVPLMHSGLIRDLRRYLLQHPRSGDPSALFWPGRAVGGKHSPDYSRVMDNASFRRNYFRPALAAAKLPDMRVHDLRHTAA
- a CDS encoding DUF2510 domain-containing protein, whose amino-acid sequence is MNNAAPGWYPDPTQPATQRYWDGIAWTEQRAPLTPTVVQLQRPPGNGASVASLILGLCAILPTLTIIGIFIAWIPAIPGLICAIVGGRRSREIGGHGRVMANWGFWLNAAPLMLLLFAQAARIFNGD